The Streptomyces sp. CC0208 genome window below encodes:
- a CDS encoding MarR family transcriptional regulator, whose product MTATDPSLTALAQGWCALSLLHGRIEAHIEKALQSAHDLSVREYSLLDVLGRQHDGEGGHLQMKQVADAVVLSQSATTRLVTRLEDRGLLARYLCPTDRRGIYTDVTDTGRTLLEQARPTNEKALREALDQAATHPELAPLVRALEAHGVAA is encoded by the coding sequence ATGACCGCCACAGACCCCTCGCTCACCGCCCTCGCCCAGGGCTGGTGCGCGCTCTCCCTGCTGCACGGACGGATCGAGGCCCACATCGAGAAGGCCCTGCAGTCCGCCCACGACCTCAGCGTGCGCGAGTACTCCCTGCTCGACGTCCTGGGCCGCCAGCACGACGGCGAGGGCGGGCATCTGCAGATGAAACAGGTCGCCGACGCCGTCGTCCTCAGCCAGAGCGCCACCACCCGCCTGGTCACCCGCCTCGAGGACCGCGGCCTGCTCGCCCGCTACCTCTGCCCCACCGACCGCCGCGGCATCTACACCGACGTCACCGACACCGGCCGCACCCTCCTCGAACAAGCCCGCCCCACCAACGAGAAGGCCCTCCGAGAAGCCCTCGACCAAGCCGCCACCCACCCCGAACTCGCCCCCCTGGTAAGGGCTTTGGAAGCCCACGGCGTGGCGGCCTGA
- a CDS encoding CaiB/BaiF CoA-transferase family protein, with translation MSLPQFPLSGVTVVSLEQAVAAPYATRQLADLGARVIKVERPGDGDFARRYDTTVHGHSSYFVWLNRSKESLTLDLKDPRGLEILNQLLDDADVFVQNLAPGAADRLGLGVDVLAERRPRLIPCTISGYGTNGPWADRKSYDLLVQCQTGLVSLTGTAEETARVGISVADIAAGMYAYSGILTALYTRATTGRAHPVEVSLFEALAEWMSQPANYTRYGGSQPPRLGTQHATIAPYGAFTAADGNDVLFSIQNEREWIVLCADFLRRPELAEDPRFATGSARVAHREELNAVVAERIARSDAPQVLKDLEGIGIACAGVNDVAAFLDHPVLAARGRWHEVAVPGGATVQALLPPADLAGLPARMDPVPGVGEHTEAILRELGRSGEDIAALRADGVV, from the coding sequence ATGAGCCTGCCGCAGTTTCCCCTGTCCGGAGTCACGGTGGTCAGCCTGGAGCAGGCCGTGGCCGCGCCCTACGCGACCCGCCAGCTCGCCGACCTCGGCGCCCGGGTGATCAAGGTGGAGCGGCCGGGCGACGGTGACTTCGCCCGCCGCTACGACACGACCGTGCACGGCCACTCCAGCTACTTCGTGTGGCTCAACCGGTCCAAGGAGTCGCTCACCCTCGATCTGAAGGACCCGCGCGGCCTGGAGATCCTGAACCAACTCCTCGACGACGCCGACGTGTTCGTCCAGAACCTGGCTCCGGGCGCGGCCGACCGGCTGGGCCTGGGCGTGGACGTCCTCGCCGAGCGCCGGCCGCGGCTGATCCCGTGCACGATCTCCGGGTACGGCACGAACGGCCCCTGGGCCGACCGCAAGTCGTACGACCTGCTGGTGCAGTGTCAGACCGGCCTGGTGTCGCTGACCGGGACCGCCGAGGAGACCGCGCGGGTCGGGATCTCCGTCGCCGACATCGCGGCCGGGATGTACGCCTACAGCGGCATCCTGACCGCCCTGTACACCCGCGCCACCACCGGCAGGGCCCACCCGGTGGAGGTGTCCCTGTTCGAGGCACTGGCCGAGTGGATGAGCCAGCCGGCCAACTACACCCGCTACGGAGGCAGTCAGCCGCCGCGTCTGGGCACCCAGCACGCCACCATCGCCCCGTACGGCGCCTTCACGGCCGCCGACGGCAACGACGTCCTCTTCTCCATCCAGAACGAACGCGAGTGGATCGTCCTGTGCGCCGATTTCCTACGGCGGCCCGAGCTGGCCGAGGATCCGCGCTTCGCCACCGGCTCGGCCCGGGTCGCCCACCGCGAGGAACTCAACGCGGTGGTCGCCGAGCGGATCGCGCGCTCCGACGCCCCGCAGGTCCTGAAGGACCTGGAGGGCATCGGCATCGCCTGCGCCGGGGTCAATGACGTCGCCGCGTTCCTCGACCACCCGGTCCTGGCCGCCCGCGGCCGCTGGCACGAGGTCGCCGTCCCCGGCGGGGCCACGGTTCAGGCGTTGCTGCCCCCTGCCGACCTGGCGGGACTGCCCGCCCGCATGGACCCGGTGCCGGGGGTGGGCGAGCACACCGAGGCGATCCTCAGGGAGCTCGGCCGGTCCGGCGAGGACATCGCGGCGCTGCGGGCCGACGGGGTCGTGTGA
- a CDS encoding SDR family oxidoreductase gives MTTTLITGANKGLGFETARRLVEAGHTVYVGARDADRGRRAADELGARFVQLDVTDDASVEAAAKTLEAAGGLDVLINNAGIETRTEDNSVPVAATVTADQMRTTFETNVFGVVRVLHAFLPLLQRSAAPVVVNVSSGLGSLTHLSDPDHPAHFYPGIAYPTSKTAVNMLTVQYAKAFPAMRINSVEPGFTKTDLNGNTGTQTVAEGAEIIVRMAQVAPDGPTGGYFDVKGPLPW, from the coding sequence ATGACGACAACACTCATCACCGGAGCGAACAAGGGCCTCGGCTTCGAGACCGCCCGCCGGCTCGTCGAAGCGGGCCATACCGTCTACGTCGGCGCCCGTGACGCCGACCGCGGGCGCCGCGCCGCCGACGAGCTCGGCGCGCGGTTCGTGCAGCTCGACGTCACCGACGACGCCTCCGTCGAGGCCGCGGCCAAGACCTTGGAGGCCGCGGGCGGCCTGGACGTCCTCATCAACAACGCCGGCATCGAGACCCGGACCGAGGACAACAGCGTGCCGGTCGCGGCGACCGTGACCGCCGACCAGATGCGCACCACCTTCGAGACGAACGTCTTCGGTGTCGTCCGCGTCCTGCACGCCTTCCTGCCGCTGCTCCAGCGCTCGGCCGCCCCCGTCGTGGTCAACGTCAGCAGCGGGCTGGGCTCGCTGACCCACCTCTCCGACCCGGACCACCCCGCACACTTCTACCCGGGCATCGCCTACCCGACGTCCAAGACCGCGGTCAACATGCTCACCGTGCAGTACGCGAAGGCCTTCCCGGCCATGCGGATCAACTCCGTGGAACCCGGCTTCACCAAGACCGACCTGAACGGCAACACGGGCACGCAGACCGTGGCGGAGGGCGCCGAGATCATCGTCCGCATGGCACAGGTGGCCCCGGACGGCCCGACCGGCGGCTACTTCGACGTCAAGGGCCCGCTGCCCTGGTGA
- a CDS encoding helix-turn-helix transcriptional regulator, which translates to MAATELGQALRRWRDRVPPDAAGLPSGGHRRAAGLRREELALLAGISADYITRLEQGRAANPSVQVVEALARALRLSGDERTYLFGLAGLVPPGPDVVPGFITPSVQRLLDRLVDTPVAVSDAAMTLLLANPMYAALMGDPSVLRGFERNGVWRNFTGMPTRVRHTPEERLAFEAGMVAELRATAARYPADRQLALLVAELRTRSERFAELWDAGVVGRLAASHKTIEHPQAGTLTLDCDLLRVEENDLHILVYSAEPGTEAAEKLRLISVLGTQSLVESG; encoded by the coding sequence ATGGCGGCAACAGAACTGGGACAGGCGCTGCGACGCTGGCGCGACCGGGTCCCCCCGGACGCGGCCGGGCTCCCGTCCGGGGGCCATCGGCGCGCGGCCGGGTTGCGGCGCGAGGAACTGGCCCTGCTGGCCGGCATCTCGGCCGACTACATCACGCGGCTCGAACAGGGGCGCGCGGCCAACCCGTCCGTGCAGGTGGTCGAGGCGCTGGCCCGGGCGTTGCGGCTCTCGGGGGACGAGCGGACGTACCTCTTCGGTCTCGCGGGACTGGTGCCGCCGGGCCCCGACGTCGTGCCCGGCTTCATCACGCCCAGTGTGCAGCGGCTGCTGGACCGGCTGGTCGACACCCCCGTGGCGGTCTCCGACGCGGCCATGACGCTGCTGCTGGCCAACCCGATGTACGCGGCCCTGATGGGTGATCCGTCCGTCCTGCGCGGCTTCGAACGCAACGGCGTGTGGCGCAACTTCACGGGCATGCCGACCCGGGTACGGCACACCCCGGAGGAACGGCTCGCCTTCGAGGCGGGGATGGTCGCCGAACTGCGCGCCACCGCTGCCCGCTACCCCGCCGACCGTCAACTCGCGCTGCTGGTGGCGGAGTTGCGCACCAGAAGCGAGAGGTTCGCCGAACTGTGGGACGCCGGGGTGGTGGGCCGTCTCGCCGCCTCGCACAAGACGATCGAGCATCCGCAGGCCGGCACGCTCACGCTCGACTGCGACCTGCTCCGGGTGGAGGAGAACGACCTCCACATCCTCGTGTACTCGGCCGAGCCCGGCACCGAGGCCGCCGAGAAGCTGCGGCTGATCTCGGTGCTGGGCACGCAGAGCCTGGTGGAGAGCGGCTAG
- a CDS encoding response regulator transcription factor, producing MTSVLIATGQSLQRVGLRMLLESQPDLTVVGEAAHGPEAVRLSALLRPDIVLLDGRDTGTGTGTGTDTVETVRRLVQAPDGHAPHVLLLTTSDDAHPYGALRAGAAGHLREDATADELVAAVRVVAAGDVVVSPGLARALIDAVRNRRAVENSVPGNRLGTLTGRERDVLTAVASGESNAEIADRLCIAPTTVKSHVSNILTKIGARGRVQAVVFAYESGLVRPTQQHVLHA from the coding sequence ATGACCAGCGTCCTCATCGCCACCGGCCAGTCACTTCAGCGTGTCGGCCTTCGAATGCTCCTCGAGTCCCAGCCCGACCTGACCGTCGTCGGCGAGGCGGCTCACGGGCCGGAAGCGGTCCGGCTGAGCGCCCTGCTCCGACCGGACATCGTCCTGCTGGACGGCCGCGACACCGGCACCGGCACCGGCACCGGCACGGACACAGTGGAGACCGTCCGCCGCCTCGTCCAGGCGCCGGACGGGCACGCCCCGCACGTCCTGTTGCTCACCACGAGCGACGACGCCCACCCGTACGGCGCCCTGCGCGCCGGAGCCGCCGGACATCTTCGCGAGGACGCCACCGCCGACGAACTGGTCGCGGCCGTCCGGGTCGTGGCCGCCGGTGACGTCGTCGTCTCCCCCGGACTCGCCCGCGCCCTCATCGACGCCGTCCGCAACCGGCGCGCCGTCGAGAACTCCGTGCCGGGCAACCGGCTGGGCACCCTCACCGGACGCGAGCGCGACGTGCTCACCGCGGTTGCCTCCGGCGAGTCCAACGCCGAGATCGCCGACCGGCTCTGCATCGCCCCGACCACCGTGAAGTCCCACGTCAGCAACATCCTCACCAAGATCGGCGCCCGCGGGCGGGTCCAGGCGGTGGTGTTCGCCTACGAGTCAGGACTGGTCCGGCCCACACAGCAGCACGTCCTGCACGCCTGA
- a CDS encoding FAD-dependent oxidoreductase, protein MSDGDVVVIGGGYAGVRLAKRLDTRARVTLVDRKEVFFHRISSLRAGVRKEWSATPFIPYDRLLNRGQVVVGKVLRIDTAERRVVLADGTRLPYDVVVIATGADYPEPARFAGTTTEEAMKSFAEHQQKIAFAEHVLVVGGGPSGVELAAEIRLARPDARVTLAHSGPALLSSTGSERAGRKARAWLESHNVEVRLDSFMSPGNDFGTYRDARGDVITADLSFWATGTTPNTLWLRLGGHGDWLTPSGHVKVDRSLRAEGQLDVFAVGDVNDATELKITPAALAQADLAAWNIRTHLNSSGRHRKEPRLYRPFHRTPLIVPFGAADGVTMLPVPGGETAVLGSRTSTLAKAKTLMTPYMRRQLGYTAA, encoded by the coding sequence GTGAGTGACGGCGACGTAGTGGTGATCGGCGGCGGCTATGCGGGCGTCCGGCTGGCGAAACGACTGGACACGAGGGCCCGGGTCACGCTGGTGGACCGCAAGGAGGTCTTCTTCCACCGTATCTCCTCCCTGCGGGCGGGAGTTCGCAAGGAGTGGAGCGCGACCCCCTTCATCCCGTACGACCGGCTGCTGAACCGTGGCCAGGTCGTCGTGGGCAAGGTGCTGCGCATCGACACCGCCGAGCGACGGGTCGTGCTGGCCGACGGCACGCGGCTGCCCTACGACGTGGTGGTGATCGCGACCGGCGCCGACTACCCGGAACCGGCCCGCTTCGCCGGCACCACCACCGAGGAGGCGATGAAGTCCTTCGCCGAGCACCAGCAGAAGATCGCCTTCGCCGAACATGTCCTGGTCGTCGGCGGCGGGCCCTCCGGTGTCGAACTCGCCGCCGAGATCCGGCTGGCCCGGCCGGACGCCCGGGTCACGCTCGCGCACTCCGGCCCCGCGCTGCTGAGCAGCACGGGCAGCGAACGGGCCGGCCGCAAGGCGCGCGCCTGGCTGGAGTCCCACAACGTGGAGGTACGGCTCGACTCCTTCATGTCCCCGGGCAACGACTTCGGCACCTACCGCGACGCCCGCGGCGACGTCATCACCGCGGACCTCTCCTTCTGGGCCACCGGCACCACCCCCAACACGCTCTGGCTGCGCCTGGGCGGACACGGCGACTGGCTCACGCCCTCAGGGCATGTCAAGGTCGACCGCTCGCTGCGGGCCGAGGGGCAGCTGGACGTCTTCGCGGTCGGCGACGTCAACGACGCCACCGAGCTCAAGATCACCCCGGCGGCGCTCGCCCAGGCAGACCTCGCCGCCTGGAACATCCGCACGCACCTGAACAGTTCGGGCCGGCACCGCAAGGAGCCCCGCCTGTACCGGCCCTTCCACCGCACCCCGCTGATCGTGCCCTTCGGCGCCGCCGACGGCGTGACGATGCTGCCGGTGCCGGGCGGCGAGACGGCGGTGCTGGGCAGCCGCACCAGCACCCTGGCCAAGGCGAAGACCCTCATGACGCCGTACATGAGGCGCCAACTCGGCTATACGGCGGCTTGA
- a CDS encoding DUF3224 domain-containing protein encodes MRADGTFSVKAFVPTELTPEPAVATGLPVGVATMEKHFEGEVAGRSATLFTAAYDQESGVGTYVAMESFEGSVHDRSGAFNFAHSATTSGSDRTAEFFTIVPSSGTGDLAGISGTGGLTVDADGTHRIWLDYELD; translated from the coding sequence ATGAGAGCCGACGGAACATTCAGCGTGAAGGCGTTCGTCCCGACCGAGCTGACGCCCGAGCCCGCCGTGGCCACCGGGCTCCCGGTCGGCGTCGCGACGATGGAGAAGCACTTCGAGGGCGAGGTCGCCGGCCGCTCGGCGACCCTGTTCACCGCCGCGTACGACCAGGAGTCCGGCGTCGGCACCTATGTGGCCATGGAGTCCTTCGAGGGCTCGGTGCACGACCGGTCCGGCGCCTTCAACTTCGCGCACTCGGCGACGACTTCCGGCAGCGACCGCACCGCGGAGTTCTTCACGATCGTCCCCTCCAGCGGCACCGGGGACCTGGCGGGGATCTCCGGCACCGGGGGTCTCACGGTCGACGCGGACGGCACCCACCGGATCTGGCTCGACTACGAGCTCGACTGA
- a CDS encoding YceI family protein: MALALLRRRRSKAALAEAAGLSVPLPEGAGAVAREIVDPMGSPMPGADVTVTALDTHRVAARGTTDPYGYFVAVLPPGRYSLMAAAEGLQPHRETVEVGPSGAGPAERVWLQPAQALQLPSPGVWLFDPPHTAIRFIAKHVGMAHVHGRFERFEGGIQVAQDMSQSRVQVRIDAASITTGNTTRDNHLRSADFLDVERFPHIDFVSSRFAYRGGSKWTLQGSLTMHGVSRSVALDTTYLGTVNGGYGEELRCAALATAELHREDYTLNWRSMLARGIAVVGPTVQLELDVQAMYRTHDTPTPPE; encoded by the coding sequence ATGGCCCTCGCACTCCTCAGGCGCCGGCGGTCCAAGGCTGCCCTTGCCGAGGCGGCGGGCCTCTCCGTCCCCCTCCCCGAAGGCGCGGGCGCCGTGGCCCGCGAGATCGTCGACCCGATGGGCTCGCCCATGCCGGGCGCGGACGTCACCGTCACCGCCCTCGACACCCACCGGGTCGCGGCCCGCGGCACGACCGACCCCTACGGCTACTTCGTGGCCGTACTGCCGCCCGGCCGCTACAGCCTGATGGCCGCGGCCGAGGGGCTCCAGCCGCACCGTGAGACGGTCGAGGTCGGGCCGAGCGGCGCGGGCCCCGCCGAGCGGGTCTGGCTCCAGCCGGCCCAGGCGCTCCAACTGCCCTCGCCCGGTGTCTGGTTGTTCGATCCGCCGCACACCGCGATCCGCTTCATCGCCAAGCACGTCGGCATGGCGCACGTCCACGGCCGCTTCGAGCGTTTCGAGGGCGGCATCCAGGTCGCGCAGGACATGTCCCAGTCCCGGGTCCAGGTCCGTATCGACGCCGCCAGCATCACGACGGGCAACACCACCCGCGACAACCACCTGCGCTCCGCCGACTTCCTCGACGTGGAACGCTTCCCCCACATCGACTTCGTCAGCAGCCGCTTCGCCTACCGGGGCGGCAGCAAGTGGACCCTGCAGGGCAGCCTGACCATGCACGGCGTGAGCCGCTCGGTCGCCCTCGACACGACCTACCTGGGCACGGTCAACGGCGGCTACGGCGAGGAACTGCGCTGTGCGGCTCTCGCGACGGCCGAACTGCACCGCGAGGACTACACCCTCAACTGGAGGTCCATGCTCGCCCGGGGCATCGCGGTCGTCGGTCCCACGGTCCAGCTGGAACTGGACGTCCAGGCGATGTACCGCACCCACGACACGCCGACCCCGCCGGAGTAG
- a CDS encoding maleylacetate reductase, translating into MTFMGDFTYESRPVRVVFRPGAAVTATPAEVEHLGLRRVLVVCGSRGEAVARAVADALGDSCAALHAEARMHVPVEDADRAVAVAQEAGADGVVAVGGGSSIGLGKAIALRTGLPLIAVPSTYSGSEMTPVWGLTEGGAKRTGRDPRVQPRSVVYDPELTLSLPVPLTVTSGVNALAHAVEALYAPDTSPLIALMAEDGVRATAEALPLLAVDPEDLEARSRALYGAWLCGACLGATTMGLHHKLCHVLGGTFGLPHAETHTVVLPYALAYNASAAPDALTALGRALGADDPPSALWDLAGRLGAPRSLAELGLRETDLAEAAVQVAGQPYANPRPVTAEGVREVLQAAYEGRRP; encoded by the coding sequence ATGACGTTCATGGGCGACTTCACCTACGAGAGCCGTCCCGTGCGGGTCGTGTTCCGGCCGGGCGCCGCCGTGACCGCGACCCCCGCAGAGGTCGAACACCTCGGCCTGCGGCGGGTCCTGGTGGTGTGCGGCAGCCGGGGCGAGGCCGTCGCGCGGGCGGTGGCGGACGCGCTCGGCGACTCCTGCGCGGCACTGCACGCCGAAGCGCGTATGCACGTACCCGTCGAGGACGCCGACCGGGCCGTGGCGGTGGCCCAGGAGGCCGGGGCCGACGGTGTCGTCGCGGTCGGCGGCGGCTCCTCCATCGGCCTCGGCAAGGCGATCGCCCTGCGCACCGGACTGCCCCTGATCGCCGTGCCGTCGACCTACTCGGGCTCCGAGATGACCCCCGTCTGGGGCCTGACCGAGGGCGGCGCGAAGCGCACCGGCCGCGACCCGAGGGTCCAGCCCCGCAGTGTCGTCTACGACCCCGAACTCACCCTCTCCCTGCCGGTGCCGCTCACCGTGACCAGCGGCGTCAACGCCCTCGCGCACGCGGTCGAGGCGCTCTACGCCCCGGACACCTCGCCGCTGATCGCGCTGATGGCCGAGGACGGCGTACGGGCGACGGCCGAGGCGCTGCCGCTGCTGGCCGTCGACCCCGAGGACCTGGAGGCGCGCAGCCGGGCGCTGTACGGGGCGTGGCTGTGCGGGGCGTGCCTCGGGGCGACCACGATGGGCCTGCACCACAAGCTGTGCCACGTCCTGGGCGGCACCTTCGGCCTGCCGCACGCCGAGACGCACACGGTCGTCCTGCCGTACGCGCTCGCGTACAACGCCTCCGCCGCTCCCGACGCGTTGACCGCGCTGGGCCGGGCACTCGGTGCCGACGACCCGCCAAGCGCCCTGTGGGACCTGGCCGGACGCCTGGGCGCCCCGCGCTCCCTCGCCGAACTCGGTCTCCGGGAGACCGATCTGGCGGAGGCGGCCGTACAGGTGGCGGGGCAGCCGTACGCCAACCCGCGTCCCGTGACCGCGGAAGGCGTGCGGGAGGTACTCCAGGCGGCCTACGAGGGCCGTCGACCGTGA
- a CDS encoding intradiol ring-cleavage dioxygenase: protein MTSDAIGTSVTEEAVASLHASADPRLRELLAGLIGHLHDFVRETRLTQEEWEQAIAFLTATGQKCTDTRQEFILLSDVLGLSMLVETVNGDRVPGATESTVLGPFHMTESPVRELGDDIDLVGGAEPCVVSGRVLSADGTPLPGAVLDVWQADDRGFYDVQQPDVQPAGNGRGLFTADAGGRFWFRTCVPAPYPIPTDGPVGDLLRATGRHPYRPAHIHFIVGAEGHTPVTTHIFVAGSDYLDSDAVFAVKKSLVQDFATTDDPSLAAEFGMPSPFRHARFDLVLEPNA, encoded by the coding sequence ATGACCAGCGACGCGATCGGAACCAGCGTCACCGAGGAGGCCGTCGCGAGCCTCCACGCGAGCGCCGATCCACGACTGCGCGAACTGCTCGCCGGTCTGATCGGTCATCTGCACGACTTCGTGCGCGAGACCCGGCTCACCCAGGAGGAGTGGGAACAGGCGATCGCCTTCCTGACGGCGACCGGGCAGAAGTGCACCGACACCCGGCAGGAGTTCATCCTCCTGTCGGACGTCCTCGGCCTCTCCATGCTCGTCGAGACCGTCAACGGCGACCGCGTACCGGGCGCCACCGAGTCCACCGTGCTCGGCCCCTTCCACATGACCGAGTCGCCCGTCCGGGAACTCGGCGACGACATCGACCTGGTCGGCGGCGCCGAGCCCTGTGTGGTCAGCGGCCGGGTCCTGTCGGCGGACGGCACCCCGCTGCCCGGCGCCGTCCTCGACGTCTGGCAGGCCGACGACCGGGGCTTCTACGACGTCCAGCAGCCCGACGTACAGCCCGCGGGCAACGGACGCGGACTGTTCACCGCCGACGCCGGGGGCCGCTTCTGGTTCCGCACCTGCGTCCCGGCGCCCTACCCGATCCCCACCGACGGCCCGGTCGGTGACCTGCTGCGCGCGACGGGCCGGCACCCCTACCGGCCCGCGCACATCCACTTCATCGTCGGCGCCGAGGGCCACACCCCCGTCACCACCCACATCTTCGTCGCGGGCAGCGACTACCTCGACTCCGACGCCGTCTTCGCCGTGAAGAAGAGTCTGGTCCAGGACTTCGCGACGACCGACGACCCGTCCCTGGCCGCGGAGTTCGGCATGCCCAGCCCCTTCCGGCACGCCCGCTTCGACCTCGTACTGGAGCCGAACGCATGA
- a CDS encoding FAD-dependent monooxygenase produces MSTVVETDVLIVGSGPAGASAALALSTYGVSNIVVTRYASLADTPRAHITNQRTMEVLRDLGVEQDVIAQATPQHLMGNTTFCTGLAGEELGRVRSWGNDPLVQAAHELASPTRMCDMPQHLMEPVLVDAAVARGTSLRFQTEYLSHAQDADGVTATVRDRLRGDTYEIRAKYLIGADGGRSRVAADAGLPMSGQMGVAGSINIVFEADLAKYTAHRPSTLYWVLAPGATVGGIGAGLVRCVRPWNEWLIVWGYDVTAGAPDLTTEYAESVVRQLVGDDEIPVTIKSSSAWTVNEMYAETYSAGRVFCAGDATHRHPPSNGLGSNTSIQDSYNLAWKLKLVLDGTAAPKLLDTYTAERAPVGKQVVTRANRSIGETAPIFEALDGLSPQTPEQLWANIAARKDATEAAEKQRARLREAIAFKVYEFNAHGVDLNQRYASEAIVPDGTPDETFARDPELHHQPTSRPGARIPHAWLTSGTRTLSTLDTVGKGRFTLLTGIGGEGWIRAAEAQDVEIATVVVGPGQQYEDPYGDWARLSEISDAGVLLVRPDGFVAFRHASAAPDAEALLSDALRRILGHA; encoded by the coding sequence GTGTCCACCGTCGTCGAGACCGACGTCCTGATCGTAGGCAGTGGGCCGGCCGGAGCCTCGGCCGCGCTCGCGCTGAGCACCTACGGCGTGTCCAACATCGTCGTGACCCGCTACGCGAGCCTCGCCGACACCCCCCGCGCGCACATCACCAACCAGCGGACGATGGAGGTGCTGCGCGACCTCGGTGTGGAGCAGGACGTCATCGCGCAGGCGACCCCGCAGCACCTGATGGGCAACACCACCTTCTGTACCGGCCTGGCCGGCGAGGAGCTGGGCCGGGTGCGCTCCTGGGGCAACGACCCGCTCGTCCAGGCCGCCCACGAACTCGCCAGTCCCACCCGCATGTGCGACATGCCGCAGCACCTCATGGAGCCGGTCCTCGTCGACGCGGCCGTCGCCCGCGGCACCAGCCTGCGCTTCCAGACCGAGTACCTCTCCCACGCCCAGGACGCCGACGGCGTGACCGCCACCGTGCGGGACCGGCTGCGCGGGGACACGTACGAGATCCGCGCGAAGTACCTGATCGGTGCGGACGGCGGCCGTTCGAGGGTCGCCGCGGACGCCGGGCTTCCGATGAGCGGCCAGATGGGTGTGGCCGGCAGCATCAACATCGTCTTCGAGGCGGATCTCGCCAAGTACACCGCCCACCGGCCTTCCACCCTCTACTGGGTCCTCGCCCCGGGCGCGACCGTCGGCGGCATCGGCGCGGGCCTGGTGCGCTGTGTGCGGCCCTGGAACGAGTGGCTGATCGTGTGGGGGTACGACGTCACGGCGGGCGCCCCCGACCTGACCACCGAGTACGCCGAGTCCGTCGTACGCCAGCTGGTCGGCGACGACGAGATCCCCGTGACGATCAAGTCGTCCTCGGCGTGGACCGTCAACGAGATGTACGCGGAGACCTACTCCGCCGGCCGTGTCTTCTGCGCCGGAGACGCCACCCACCGCCATCCGCCGTCCAACGGCCTCGGCTCCAACACGTCCATCCAGGACTCCTACAACCTCGCCTGGAAGCTGAAGCTCGTCCTCGACGGCACGGCCGCACCGAAGCTCCTCGACACCTACACGGCCGAACGCGCCCCCGTCGGCAAGCAGGTCGTCACCCGGGCCAACCGGTCCATCGGCGAGACCGCCCCGATCTTCGAGGCCCTCGACGGACTCTCCCCGCAGACCCCCGAACAGCTGTGGGCCAACATCGCCGCCCGCAAGGACGCCACCGAGGCCGCCGAGAAGCAGCGAGCCAGGCTGCGCGAGGCCATCGCCTTCAAGGTGTACGAGTTCAACGCGCACGGCGTCGACCTCAACCAGCGCTACGCCTCCGAGGCGATCGTCCCCGACGGCACCCCCGACGAGACCTTCGCCCGCGACCCCGAGCTGCACCACCAGCCCACCTCCCGCCCCGGCGCCCGCATCCCGCACGCCTGGCTCACCTCCGGCACCCGCACCCTCTCCACCCTCGACACCGTCGGGAAGGGCCGTTTCACCCTGCTGACCGGCATCGGCGGCGAGGGCTGGATCCGGGCCGCCGAGGCGCAGGACGTCGAGATCGCCACCGTGGTCGTCGGTCCCGGGCAGCAGTACGAGGACCCGTACGGCGACTGGGCGCGGCTGAGCGAGATCTCCGACGCCGGCGTCCTGCTGGTACGGCCCGACGGGTTCGTCGCCTTCCGCCACGCGAGTGCCGCCCCGGACGCCGAGGCGCTGCTCTCGGACGCGCTGCGGCGGATCCTCGGTCACGCCTGA